One region of Zingiber officinale cultivar Zhangliang chromosome 7B, Zo_v1.1, whole genome shotgun sequence genomic DNA includes:
- the LOC122005815 gene encoding uncharacterized protein LOC122005815, producing the protein MAKLAAQGGLRMILSGDKLSLWSGKRIVERSVGIPRGVLMSPGGSRVWAVGRKSSRGSRVDERRSLEDKDVEEEESEDEEEEEDEQFKSDEFSSFRGLVLDISYRPINVVCWKRAICLEFMDKADVLEYYDQTVSSPQGSYYIPAVLQIPHLLQVVKRRRVKHNLSRKNIFFRDSFTCQYCSSHQDLTIDHVIPTSRGGEWTWENLVTACARCNSRKGKKTLEEVNMRLLKIPKVPKDYDILAIPLTTAAIKMLKMRKGVPEEWLQYLAQPSP; encoded by the exons ATGGCGAAGCTCGCAGCCCAGGGGGGTCTCAGGATGATCTTGAGTGGCGACAAGTTGTCACTTTGGTCGGGGAAGAGGATTGTCGAGAGGTCGGTAGGGATCCCCAGAGGAGTACTCATGTCTCCTGGTGGTTCTAGGGTTTGGGCTGTGGGGAGGAAGTCGAGCAGGGGCTCCAGAGTCGATGAACGCAGGAGTTTGGAGGATAAAGATGTTGAAGAAGAAGAATCCGAAgacgaggaagaggaggaggacgaGCAGTTCAAATCGGATGAATTCTCTTCTTTCAGAGGGTTGGTGTTGGATATCTCTTATAG GCCTATTAATGTCGTTTGCTGGAAGCGGGCAATATGTCTGGAATTCATGGACAAG GCAGATGTTCTTGAATACTATGATCAAACCGTGTCTTCGCCCCAAGGATCATACTATATTCCAGCTGTTTTGCAG ATTCCACATTTGCTTCAAGTTGTCAAGAGAAGACGGGTTAAACACAATCTTAGtcgaaaaaacatatttttcAGGGATTCTTTCACTTGCCA aTATTGTTCTTCTCATCAAGACTTGACCATTGATCATGTAATACCAACTTCACGCGGCGGTGAATGGACGTGGGAAAATCTG GTGACTGCATGTGCAAGATGTAACTCAAGGAAGGGAAAGAAAACATTGGAAGAGGTGAACATGAGGCTGCTTAAGATTCCTAAG GTCCCTAAGGATTATGACATCCTCGCCATACCTTTGACAACAGCTGCGATAAAAATGCTGAAGATGAGAAAAGGAGTCCCTGAGGAATGGCTGCAGTACCTCGCCCAGCCAAGTCCATAG